The Christiangramia flava JLT2011 region ATTGAGATAGCTATCAGGAATATCCGTTTTCCGGAAACTTCAAAGGATCTTGTAGTCGAAGGAGCGGGTGGTTTGCTGGTTCCGCTGAATGATACTGAAACCATTCTCGATCTGATTAGCCCGGAACATAAGGTTGTTCTGGTTTCGCGCCATTATCTTGGAAGCATCAACCACACATTGCTAAGTGTGGAGGTGTTAAAGAGTCGTGGGATCAAAAATATCGGAATCCTGTTTAGTGGAAAAGCGCATCCTTCTACTGAAGATGTGATCACCAAAATGGCCGGTGTGTCGATCATTGGCCGTATCGAAGAAGAACCGTACTTTGATGAGCGGGTGGTGGAGGAGTATGCAGAAAAGTTTAAGGAAAATCTATGCAAACTATAAATAGCGATCTTCGGGAAAGAGATCAAAAACATTTGTGGCACCCGCTCACGCAGCACAAGACCGCCGCTGCGGCCCTGCCCATCGTTCGCGCTGAAGGAGCGCATCTTTTTGATGATTCGGGAACAAAATATATTGATGGGATTTCCTCCTGGTATACGGCGGTATATGGTCATTGCAATCCATATATTACCAGTAGGGTTGCAGAACAGATGACCCGGCTCGACCAGGTTGTTTTCAGCGGATTCACTCATGAACCGGCCATCAAGCTTTCGGAGGCGCTGATAGCGATTCTTCCGAAGGGACAGCAAAAGCTCTTTTTTAACGATAATGGTTCCACGGCAACCGAGATCGGTATTAAAATGGCCCTGCAATATCATCACAACCTTGGAAATGACCGAAAGGTCATGCTAGCTTTTGAAGACGGTTTCCACGGAGATACTTTCGGTGCGATGTCGGTTTCCGGACTTTCGGTTTATAATGGTGCTTTTGAAGATCATTTTATCCGGGTGGAGCGTATTCCCGTACCAAATGGCGAAAATACTGCTGAAATCCTCGAAAAAATCCAGGTGTTGCATGCCGAAAATGGGATTGCCGGTTTCATCTATGAACCTTTGATACAGGGCGCTGCCGCCATGAAATTCCATGATGCAGAAGGCCTAAATGAAATTCTGAAGTTTTGCCGAAAAGAACATATTATTCTGGTGGCCGATGAAGTGATGACCGGCTTCGGTAAAACGGGAAAATTCTTCGCTTCAGATTATCTTTCTGAAAAACCAGATATTGTATGCCTGTCTAAAGCGTTAACCGCGGGGCTACTTCCCATGGGAATCACTTCCTGCAGTCAGAAGGTTTTCGAGGCTTTTTATTCCGAAGATATCGCTAAAGGACTTTTTCACGGTCATACCTATACGGCCAATCCGCTGGCCTGTACTGCGGCGCTGGCAGCGATTGATTTGTTGCATTCAGCCGAGATGCAGAATAATATAGCGCAGATCAGGAAATCGAACGAGGCCTTTGCGGAAAAACTCAAAAGGCAGCCGAAAGCAAAAAATGTTCGAAATATCGGAGTGATCCTGGCCTTTGAACTCGACGTGGAAATGGAGCGCTACGGGAATCTTCGGAATAAGCTTTTCCGGTTCTTTATGGATCGGGGAGTGGCCCTGAGACCTCTTGGAAATACGATCTATATCGTTCCGCCTTATGTGATCTCGGAGGAAGATCTTCAGTATACCTATAGCGTTATCGAGCAGGTTTTTAGCGAATTTTAAGATTGTCTTTTGCGTTAATCTTTTTCTGAAAGCCAAATGGGTTATTAGCTAAATTAGGAGGTTAATCCTGATGAAGATGATACACCCCGATACGCAGTTGAAATGGATTAGTGAGGCCGTTGGTTATGGCGTGGTTGCCACCAAACTCATCCCAAAAGGCACCATAACCTGGGTTCAGGATGCCTTGGACAGTATATTCGAGCCTGATGCCCCGCTTGGGATGAACGAGTTGGAGCAGGAAATGCTGGAAAAATACAGTTTTCGCAATAGTCGTGGCGAGCATGTGTTATGTTGGGATTTCGGAAAATTCGTCAATCATAGTTTCCGGTCCAATTGTCTTTCTACCGCGTATAATTTTGAACTTGCAGTTCGGGACATCCAGCCGGGAGAGGAGCTTACCGATGATTATGGCTACCTGAACCTTATTGAATCTTTTCAGCCTATCGATGAAGGAACTGCGCGAAAACTGGTAATGCCAGATGATATTCTCCAGCATTATACGGAATGGGATCATGCCCTGCGGAAAGTGTTTCCTGAAATCCCGAAAAACGATCAGCCATTATGGAATTTACTGGAAGAAAAGCTGGTGTTGGAGATCTCGGAGGTGGCCGCCGGAAAGAGAAAGATGCTTTCTACTCGTAATTTATATTATGAGCCTGAAAAGAGCCGAATCTAAAGCTGATTTGCTGGTAATTCCAGCGCTTCTGATGTATTTTTGTCAAAAATTTTGTTTTGAAAGACCCGATAGGAATAGTTTCAGTTGGGAGTGTGTCGCCACTTGGGTCAACTTCTGAAGAAATCTGGAACAGTTACCTCCAAGAAACGCATTTTTTAAGTCAGCGGCCGGAAACTGATTTTCCCGAGCCTGCGGGCTGGTTGCCTGCTGCTTTGAAAACCTCCGCGGAAAAGCTGCGTACGGAAGATCCGAGATTCCGAAATCTGGACAATTCGGTGCTCTATGCGGTGCTGGCCGCAAGGAAAGCCTTTGAAAGTGTTCCTGTTTCTACATCCGCAGGCATCAATATCGGAAGTAGCCGTGGTGCGACCAGGCTTTTCGAGAAGTACCATCAGGAATATATCGAAACCGGAAAAGTAAGCACGTATACCTCTCCCACCACGACCCTTGGAAATATTTCGTCCTGGGTTGCGCAAGACCTTAAACTGGAAGGGCCTGAATTTTCTCATAGTATCACCTGTTCCACCGGGATGCATGCCATCCTGAATGCGATCGCGTGGATGAATAGCGGTATTTCTGACGCCTTCCTTGCCGGTGGAAGCGAGGCGCCACTTACCGGTTTTACCCTCGCGCAGATGCAGGCTATGAAGATCTATTCCCGTCAAACGGAATTTCCATGCAGGTCGCTGGATATGAAAAAACAGGAGAATACGATGGTTCTGGGAGAAGCAGCAGGGATTGTTTCGCTGCAAAGAGAGGCAGAAAACGCCAGGGCCTGGATCAAGGGAATTGGTTTTTCTACGGAAAAGTTGCGTCACGGGGCTTCGCTTTCCAAAAATGGCAAAGGCATTCAGAAGGCCATGAAAATGGCATTGAACGGCAGAGCCCCAAAGGAAATTGACGCGGTGGTGCTGCATGCGCCGGGCACCATTGGCGGGGACGCTGCTGAAGTGAATGCTATAAAGGCGGTTTTTGGGAAAGATCTGGCCGCAATGACCAGTAATAAATGGAAAATTGGCCATAGTTTTGGGGCATCTGGTGTATTAAGTCTGGAAATGGCTATCTTGATGCTTCAGAAGCAACAGTTTTTGACGGTTCCGTTTTCAGAATTTCAGCAGCAACCCGAAAAACTGGACAATATCCTGGTGAATTCAGTAGGTTTTGGCGGCAATGCTGTTTCCATACTTATTGGTCGCAGGATGTGATTGTTAGCTATTCGGTTTATAAATCGGCTAACAGGTGAAGGCCTTAAAAGCTTAGTTTTCCTTATTTTTGAATACAAATCATTTTACATGGCTAGACATAACTGGACGAAAGAAGAGATTCTAGAGATATATAACAAACCTTTGATGGAGCTGCTGTACGAAGCGGCAAGCGTCCATCGTGAGTACCACGACCCGAATACCGTTCAGGTCTCCACATTGCTTTCTATTAAAACCGGTGGATGCCCGGAAGATTGCGGCTATTGCCCGCAAGCTGCCCGTTACCACACTGATCTGGAAGGAAACGACCTGATGAGCGTGAACCAGGTAAAAGCGCAGGCGCTACGTGCCAAGGCTTCGGGGAGTTCCAGGGTTTGCATGGGTGCAGCCTGGAGAAACGTGAAAGATGGCGAGGAGTTTGATAATGTGCTGGAGATGGTTCGTACCATCAATAAACTGGATATGGAAGTTTGCTGTACTTTGGGAATGCTTACCGAGAACCAGGCGCAAAGACTTGCCGAAGCCGGTTTGTATGCTTATAACCACAATTTAGATACTTCGGAAGAATATTATAAAGAGGTGATTTCTACCCGCGGATATGAAGATCGCCTGAAAACCATTGATAACGTTCGCAAGACCAATGTTACGGTTTGTAGCGGAGGGATCATCGGGATGGGTGAAAAAAAAGAAGACCGAGCGGGAATGCTTGTTGCTCTTGCTACTTTGAATCCTCAACCGGAATCGGTGCCAATAAACGCATTGGTAGCCGTAGAGGGAACACCTATGGAAGAGCAAACGCCGGTGCCGATCTGGGATATGATCAGGATGGTTGCCACGACGAGGATCGTGATGCCCGAAACACAGGTGAGACTTTCCGCAGGAAGGACGCAGATGAGCAGAGAAGGCCAGGCTATGTGTTTCTTTGCCGGAGCGAATTCCATCTTTGCCGGAGATAAACTGCTAACGACTCCAAATCCTGATGTGAATGAGGATATGGAAATGTTCAAAATGCTGGGACTTAATCCGCAGAAAGCATTTGAGAAGAAAGCGCAGCCTGTTAGTGTGGACGCCGAACAATCTGCCTACCAGGCCCAGGGAGAAAAACCAAGATGGTCAAGACCCGGGCACCAGATCGAGCGAAATCTTCAGGCGCAGGAAAAAGCCAAAACCAAGGCCTAACAAAATCAGCCAAATTTGAAACTGGATCTTCAAAATATTCCGAGAGTCAGGGGAATTTCAAAAGAAGCATTCCAGAGGGATTATTTTGTTCCGCAGAAACCGGTCATTTTTGAAGATCTTACCCAAAACTGGCCAGCATACCAAAAGTGGAACTTTGAATATTTTCGGGAAAAAGCCGGTGATATCAAGGTTCCGCTCTATGACAGCCAGCCTGCCAAAGGCAGGGAGAACAGCCACGGCCCGGCGATGAAGATCAAATTTTCAGAATATATCGATATTCTGGAAAAAGGCCCTTCAGATTTACGCATGTTTTTCTTTAACCTGCTTCAGAATTGCCCGGAACTGGTGAATGATTTTCAGTATCCCGATCTTGGAGTGAAATTCTTTAAAAAACTGCCCGTTCTTTTTGTGGGTGGTGCAGGTTCCAAAGTGGTGATGCACTATGATATGGACCTGGCCAATAATTTCCATTTTAATTTTACGGGTAAGAAAAAAGTGTTGCTATACCCGCCAGATCAGACCGGTTTTCTTTATAAAGTGCCTTATTCGATCGTGAGCATGGAGATCATCGATATGGATGATCCAGACCTTCAAACCTATCCCGCTCTTAGTAGGGCTCGAGGTTTCGAAGCCAGGCTGGGACACGGTGAAGGACTTTTTATACCCAGTAAATGGTGGCATTTTATAAAATATGAAACTCCCAGTTTGTCTATTACTTTGAGGTCTTTGCCGAGATCACCTAAAAAGATCGCGGAGGTGCTGAATAATCTTTTGTTCATGCGGAATTATGATAATTTGATGCGGAAATTACAGGGCCAGAAGTGGATCGACCATAAGAACAAAATGGCCATCAGGAAGACGCACCGGCACGCAGGAATTGATAAATGAAGTCAAGATGGAGCTGAAACAGGTAACGCGCATAGAAAGCATTTCGAAAGATGATTTTGTACGGGATTATGTGCGCCCCCAAAAGCCGGTGGTGATCAAAAAGCTGATCCAGGACTGGCCTGCCTACAGGAAATGGAATCTCGAATATATTCGGGAAATGGCCGGCGACCGAACCGTGCCCCTATATGATGATCGTCCTATTTCTTCCAGGTTCAAGTTCAACGAGGCTCATGCCGAAATGAAAATGAGTGACTACATCGATCTGCTGGAGCGCGAACCCACGAACTACCGCATTTTCCTGTATAATTTGCTGAAACAGGTCCCAAAACTCCAGGAGGATTTCAGTTTTCCGGATATCGGACTTCGATTTCTGAAACAGTTGCCCATGCTGTTCTTCGGTGGAGCAAATTCCAAGGTTTTTATGCATTACGATATCGATTATGCGAATATTCTTCATTTTCATTTCCACGGAAAGAAACAATGCATCCTTTTTCCACCTTCAGAAAGCAAAAATCTCTACAAGGTGCCACATGCTTTGATCAGTAGAGAAGATATCGATTTTAATGATCCTGATTTTGAAAAATTCCCGGTCTTGAAGAAAGCACAGGGTTACATTACCGAGCTGAACCATGGCGAAACGCTTTATATGCCGGAAGGGTACTGGCATCATATGACCTATCTTACCGCCGGTTTTTCCATGAGTTTGCGTGCCACTCCAAGAACGCTGACCAATTTTTCAAAAGCCGTGTACAACCTTGTTTTTATGAGACATTTTGATAATTATATGCGGAAAATGCGCGGGCAACGATGGATAGATTATAAAAACAGGCAGGCAGTAACGCGCACTCACAAAAAGCATCATATCAATCAATAAGCGAATTCACGCAATCGAAGACCAGGCTGTTTTCGTAACCTTTTCGCAGGAGGTGATCACTGAGTTTCTTCTTTTTCTTGAAACTATTGGGTTCCTGGATCTTTTCCAGCTTCTTTTCGGCAAGCTCATAAAGCGTTTTACGATAATCTTTTTCGGAAATTTCAGATAAGCCAAGTTTGATAACGGGAGTGGAAATTTCGCGGAATTTAAGCTCCTGAGTGATCTTAATCTTTCCCCATTTCTTTATGCGGAATTTTCCGCGGACGAAACTACGGGCGAAACGTTCTTCGTTCAAAAAACCCTCCTGCATCAACCGAATGATGATCTTCTCCTTGGCCTGCGGGATCATATGCATCTTATCCAGCTTATCTTCGACCTCCTTTTGCGAACGGTCACGATAGGCGCAAAAGTGCATCAGCTTTTGCATGGCTTCATCTACGGTGTAACTTTTTCTTTCCTGGTAATTCATGCCTGCGAGATAAGGAAATTAGCAGTAACCAAAAATATCCTATTTTTAAGAAAATTTCGAATTTCAATCTTCTAATCGACCCGCCTTATGAAAAAAATCAGTTTTATTGTATGCCTGTTTTTGGCAAATTTCGGCTTTTCCCAGTCTGATGAAATCCATGAAGATGTTGCCAGGATCATTGATGTGTGGCTGGATGCCCAGCACGATTACGACAAGTTGCCGGCTATTAGCGTGGCCGTGGTAAAAGATCAGGACATCTTATGGAAAAATGCCTATGGTGAGTCTAATATGGAAGCTGGTGTGGCCGCGGAAACCACCACGATTTGCAGCATTTGCTCTATTTCCAAGCTTTTTACTTCCGTAGCTATTATGAAATTGGTAGAAGAAGGCAAATTGCGGCTGGATGATAAAATTGAAGATCTGCTACCCTGGTTTGACCTGAAACAACAATTTGATGATAGCTGGCCGGTTACGGTTCGCTCAGTGATGACGCATTCTTCCGGTTTGCCCAGAGAAGCCAATTTTCCGTATTGGACCGGTCCCGATTTTCCGTTTCCGGCCAAGAAAGATATCGATTCGAACCTGAAGAACCAGGAAACACTTTACCCGTCTTCTACCTATTTTCAGTATAGCAATCTGGGTTTGACGCTGTTGGGTGAGATCGTGGAAGAAGTTTCCGGAATGCCGTATGATGAGTATATCCAGAAGAATATTTTAGAGCCACTGCGCCTTGACGATACCAGGACTGAATTGCCGGAAGATCTTTACGGAAACCAGCTGGCGATTGGTTATTCCCCTCAATATCGAGATGGTAGCCGAAAAAAGGTCCAGTTTTTTCAGGCAAATGGGATCAAGCCTGCGGCCGGATTTTCATCCAATGTTGAAGATCTGGCGCGATTTGCCTCCTGGCAATTCCGCTTACTGGATTCTTCGCAAACAGAAATTATCCAATCCTCCACTTTGAAATACATGCAGAATGTGCACTGGACCGATCCTGATTTTGAAACTACCTGGGGTCTGGGATTTGCGGTTTATAAAGGTCCTGACGGAAGTAAATGGGTTGGTCATGGCGGAAGTTGCCCGGGTTACCGAACGGTTCTTCAGCTGAATCCAAAGAGTAAAATCGCTTATGTGGTGATGATCAATGCCGGTGGTGAAAACCCTGCGAAATATGCTAATGGCATTCGCAGCATTTTAGCTCAAAAGAAACCTGAAAAAGATAGCCTTAAAACAGCTCCAAATCTCTCCGACTACACCGGGTATTATGACTTGAAACCCTGGTATAATGAAATGTATATTGGTGTTTGGGGTGATAAACTGGTGACTTTGGATCTGCCAACCGGCAATCCTGGTGAAGGAATGGATTATTTACAGCATGTGGAGGGTGATACTTTTAGAAGGATTAGGGATAATCAGGAGCTTGGTGAGACGGTTGTTTTTGAGCGCGATGAAAATGGGAAGGTGTATCGATTAATGCATCACAATAATTACAGTAAAAAGATGGAGCAATAAAAAAATCCCCGGTTTTTCCGGGGATTTTTACTGGTTTCATTTAGACTGCTTTGGCATTCAGTTGACCTTCTGCCAGCTTGTCCAGCTTGTTGTCGGCATCATACTCTTCGTCTAAAGTTTTTTGAAGTTTGTTCGCGATCGCTTTGTGGCCAAGTTGTTTGGCATAGCGTACGAGGGTTCCGTAGCCGGAGATTTCATAATGCTCCACGCGTTGTGCATCGGCAATAATCCCGGCGTCACGTACTTCTTCAGAAGCGTCTTCCTTCAGAAATTCTTCAGATTCTTTGATGAGTCCCTGCATGGCTTTACAGGTTTCACCGGTAGGTTTAATACCGAGTTCTTTACAGATTTCTTCCAATCTTTTTTTGTGTTCCCTGGTTTCTTCCAGGTGACCTTCAAAAGCTTTCTTTAATTTGTCATCATGAGCTGCCTTCTGCATTTTTGGGAGGGCTTTGATGAGCTGGCTTTCTGCGCTGTACAAATCCTTCAACTGGTGCTCAAATAATTCTTCCAAATTTTTCATGATCTAGTATTTAATGGTTAACCAGATAAAGATATTTCAGGAGAATGTACAGGAAGGTTAAAGGGCTGCTAAAGCTTTGTTGGCAGAGTATTAAAAATAAAAAACGCCTCCCAATTGCTTGAAAGGCGTTTTTATTTATTGAATCATTTCCCCGTCTTTGTCGTGGAAATGGTATTCTAGATACGTGTAAGCGTCTCTTGGTAAAATTTTCACCCAACGTTTATGGTCAACAAACCACTTTGATCGGGGAGATGGAAAGCCTTTGGTTAAAAAGGCTGCAATAAATGGGTGCGCGGTAAGCGTGATCTTTTTATGGTCTTTTTTGACCAGTTTTTCCAGGTCGACCTGAATCTTATTCACCAAACTGATTGGTGCTTCGATTTCCCCGTTTCCGTTGGGGTTGTCTTCCCGGGTTTTGATATTCATCTCGGGTCTTACGCGCTGTCTTGTAATCTGGATCAATCCGAATTTACTCGGAGGCAGGATCTTGTGTTTAGCCCTGTCGTCACTCATTTCTTTCCGAAGATGGTCAAAAAGCTTTTTGCGGTTATCGGCTTTATTCATGTCGATAAAGTCTACCACTATAATTCCGCCCATATCGCGCAGTCTCAGCTGGCGGGCGATCTCTGTGGCGCTAATCATATTGACCTCTAACGCGGTATCTTCCTGGTTCTTGGATTTGTTCGAGCGGTTCCCACTATTCACGTCTATCACGTGCATGGCTTCCGTATGCTCGATTACCAGGTAGGCGCCTTTACTCATGGAAACAGTACGCCCAAAGGAGGTTTTGATCTGTCTTTCGATACCGTATTTTTCGAAAATTGGTTGGTTGGATTGATACAGTTTTACGATTGATTCTTTTTCAGGAGCAATTTCGCTCACATAGTCTTTAATTTGTGTATAAAGCGTCTCGTCATCTACGCAAATAGAGGTGAACGTGTCATTAAAAATGTCACGTAACAGGGACGATGCCCTGTTGAGTTCTCCCAGTACTTTTGACGGGTGATGCGGTTTATACAGTTTTTTACACATGGCTGTCCAGCGACCTACAAGATTTTGAAGATCTCTGTCCAGTTCTGCTACTTTTTTGCCTTCAGCCACGGTTCTCACGATTACACCAAAACCTTTTGGTTTGATGCTTTTAACCAGTCTCTTGAGCCGTTCTTTTTCCTCTTTGCTGTCGATCTTCTGAGAGACCGATACGCGGTTGGAAAACGGTACCAGGACGATGTATCGCCCGGGAAGGGATAGTTCCGAGCTAATTCTCGGTCCCTTGGTAGAGATTGGTTCTTTTACGATTTGAACCAGAATGGACTGATTGGATTTTAAGACATCGGCAATAGCGCCGTTCTTGTCTATATCCTTTTCAAAAGAAAAATTCTTTAAAGAATAATCTTTTAATTTACCTGTGCTTACACGTTTGATGAACTTCAGCAATGAAGATATCTGGGGTCCCAGGTCGTGATAGTGTAAAAAACCATCTTTCTCGTAGCCAACATTTACAAATGCGGCATTAAGGCCTGGTACGGGTTTGCGTATTTTGGCAATAAAAATATCGCCTACGTTAAATTTATTCCCGTCTTCTTCCTTGTTGAGTTCAATAAGTTTTCCATCTTTTGTTAAGGCAAAATCTACAGCAGAAGGTTCGGACCTGATAATTAATTCTTTGTCCACACTTCCAGATTTTTGATCCGTATCTGTGCTAGACGGATACAGATGGATTAAACATTATTTATTTCACAGGGTTTTAAAGCCTGAAGAAACCTCGGCGGTATAGCCTACCGGGTTTCGATTTCAAAGAACGATTAAATAAAAAAAGTAGTGTGAAAACTACTTTTTCTTATGGCGGTTTGCTCTTCTGCGTTTCTTACGCTTGTGAGTGGCCACCTTATGTCTTTTTCTTTTCTTACCACTTGGCATAGTGCAATATTTTAAAGATTAATACTAATTTCTTTGGAACCCGACCCGAAAGCCGGGATCGTATTTTGGTTATTTTACCTCTACGTTAGATTTAACTCCTTCTACAAATATCTTTGCAGGTTTGAATGCAGGGATGTTGTGTGCAGGGATCTTAATAGTAGTGTTTTTTGAAATGTTTCTTCCGGTTTTTTCAGCTCTTGTCTTTACAACAAAACTTCCGAACCCACGCAGGTATACGTTGTCGCCGCTTTCTAAAGACGTCTTCACCTCTTCCATAAACGATTCAATAGTAGCCTGAACGTCACCTTTTTCCATTCCTAATTTCTCTGAAATGTTTGCTACGATATCTGCTTTCGTCATTTTTCGTGCTATTTAAATTTTTATAAATTGGGGTTTCTAATTTTCAAGGGGGCAAATATAAGAATTAAATCTTCAATATTTCAAACCTAATTCACTAATAATAACGCAATAAACTCCTATTATTGCCATCCCTCATTATTAATTATGGAATTTCCCAATGCTTTACAGAACTGGTACCTCGAAAACAGAAGGGATTTGCCCTGGCGCAGCACCCGTGACCCCTACCATATCTGGCTTAGCGAAATCATGCTGCAGCAAACCCGTGTTGAACAGGGATTACCTTATTATACAAAATTTATCGAGGCTTTCCCAGAGATCGAAGATCTTGCTGCCGCTTCTTCGGAAAAAGTATTGAAGCTCTGGCAGGGACTTGGTTACTATTCCCGTGCACGCAATCTTCACGAAACCGCTAAATATGTGGCTTATGAGCTAAACGGAAAATTTCCCGGTAGTTATAAGGAATTGCTGAAACTGAAAGGAGTAGGGGATTATACGGCAAGCGCCATTGCTTCCTTTTGTTATAATGAAAAGGTAGCCCTGGTAGATGGGAATGTCTTCCGGGTTTTTTCCCGGCTTAAAGGGATCGAAACACCTATTAATACTACGGAAGGCAAAAAACTTTTTAAAAAGCTCGCGGAAGAGGCGCTGGAAAAGGTGAATTTTGATCGTTCTACCTATAACCAGGCGATCATGGAATTCGGGGCGCTGCACTGCAAACCTGCAAATCCCGCCTGCGAAGTTTGCCCATTTAACGAGGAGTGTGTGGCTCTGCGAACCCATAAAATTAAAGACCTGCCGGTAAAGCTCAGGAAGACCAGGGTGAAAAAGCGCTATTTCAACTACCTCGTTATTGAAACCGGGAATGAAGAGACGGCTATTGAAAAGCGAACCGGAAAAGGAATCTGGCACGGTTTGTACCAGTTTCCGCTGGTAGAGACCAAGAAGAAGATTTCAGAAAAGGAACTGCGCCAAAATGAACTTTTTCGGCAATATATTAAGGAGAAAG contains the following coding sequences:
- a CDS encoding Rne/Rng family ribonuclease gives rise to the protein MDKELIIRSEPSAVDFALTKDGKLIELNKEEDGNKFNVGDIFIAKIRKPVPGLNAAFVNVGYEKDGFLHYHDLGPQISSLLKFIKRVSTGKLKDYSLKNFSFEKDIDKNGAIADVLKSNQSILVQIVKEPISTKGPRISSELSLPGRYIVLVPFSNRVSVSQKIDSKEEKERLKRLVKSIKPKGFGVIVRTVAEGKKVAELDRDLQNLVGRWTAMCKKLYKPHHPSKVLGELNRASSLLRDIFNDTFTSICVDDETLYTQIKDYVSEIAPEKESIVKLYQSNQPIFEKYGIERQIKTSFGRTVSMSKGAYLVIEHTEAMHVIDVNSGNRSNKSKNQEDTALEVNMISATEIARQLRLRDMGGIIVVDFIDMNKADNRKKLFDHLRKEMSDDRAKHKILPPSKFGLIQITRQRVRPEMNIKTREDNPNGNGEIEAPISLVNKIQVDLEKLVKKDHKKITLTAHPFIAAFLTKGFPSPRSKWFVDHKRWVKILPRDAYTYLEYHFHDKDGEMIQ
- a CDS encoding HU family DNA-binding protein — translated: MTKADIVANISEKLGMEKGDVQATIESFMEEVKTSLESGDNVYLRGFGSFVVKTRAEKTGRNISKNTTIKIPAHNIPAFKPAKIFVEGVKSNVEVK
- the mutY gene encoding A/G-specific adenine glycosylase, with the translated sequence MEFPNALQNWYLENRRDLPWRSTRDPYHIWLSEIMLQQTRVEQGLPYYTKFIEAFPEIEDLAAASSEKVLKLWQGLGYYSRARNLHETAKYVAYELNGKFPGSYKELLKLKGVGDYTASAIASFCYNEKVALVDGNVFRVFSRLKGIETPINTTEGKKLFKKLAEEALEKVNFDRSTYNQAIMEFGALHCKPANPACEVCPFNEECVALRTHKIKDLPVKLRKTRVKKRYFNYLVIETGNEETAIEKRTGKGIWHGLYQFPLVETKKKISEKELRQNELFRQYIKEKDFSVEIFNPEPVIHKLSHQHLYTTFWRVQVKEQENTVPLESISAYPVPVLIQNFLNEYLPEDYK